A single window of Pungitius pungitius chromosome 20, fPunPun2.1, whole genome shotgun sequence DNA harbors:
- the LOC119194692 gene encoding 3'(2'),5'-bisphosphate nucleotidase 1-like, with translation MSGSPAVIMRLVASSYAVAEKAGAIVRKVLHSGELGIVEKTGANDLQTLADRLAQQSICASLSRRFPKITIIGEEELPDEEIKEDLVESGLSEEILLKTCPEEYSHLKEEELVVWVDPLDGTKEYTEGLLDNVTVLIGIAHGGRAIAGVIHQPFYNYELGAGAALGRTLWGMPGLGAFGFNLQEVPGDRRIVTTTRSHSNKLVTDCVDAMEPHEVVRVGGAGNKIIQLVEGRASAYVFASPGCKKWDTCATEAVLHAVGGKLTDMHGNAYCYDANVKHMNSAGVLATLRNHEYYVSRVPQSVLQALKSG, from the exons ATGTCCGGAAGTCCTGCTGTGATCATGCGGCTGGTGGCCTCTTCCTACGCTGTGGCTGAAAAGGCCGGGGCCATCGTGAGGAAGGTCCTGCACAGTGGAGAACTTGGCATTGTGGAGAAG ACTGGAGCCAATGATCTGCAGACACTGGCAGACAGACTCGCACAGCAGAGCATTTGTGCATCGCTGTCCAGACGTTTCCCTAAAATCACCATCATCGGAGAGGAG GAGCTTCCAGATGAGGAGATAAAGGAGGATCTCGTTGAAAGTGGTCTCTCAGAGGAAATCCTTCTCAAGACGTGCCCAGAAGAATATAGCCAtctcaaagaggaggag CTAGTTGTGTGGGTTGACCCCCTCGATGGCACAAAGGAATATACTGAAG GGCTCCTGGACAATGTGACGGTGCTTATTGGTATCGCACATGGAGGTCGAGCCATTGCAGGTGTCATCCACCAGCCTTTCTACAACTACGAG CttggagcaggagcagctttAGGGAGAACTCTGTGGGGGATGCCAGGACTGGGTGCCTTTGGATTTAACCTGCAGGAGGTTCCAGGTGACAGACGCATTGTCACCACCACGCGTTCCCATAGCAACAAGCTGGTAACGGACTGTGTGGACGCCATGGAGCCCCATGAGGTTGTAAGAGTGGGCGGCGCTGGGAACAAG ATAATCCAGCTTGTTGAAGGGAGGGCTTCTGCATATGTCTTCGCCAGTCCAGGGTGCAAGAAGTGGGACACCTGCGCTACCGAAGCCGTTCTGCATGCCGTGGGAG GTAAACTGACGGACATGCACGGCAATGCATACTGCTATGACGCCAACGTCAAGCACATGAATTCGGCCGGCGTACTCGCAACACTACGAAACCATGAGTACTATGTCAGCAGAGTACCACAGTCAGTGCTGCAGGCCCTCAAGTCAGGGTGA